Within the Sulfurospirillum barnesii SES-3 genome, the region GAGATTGAAGAAATGGCGATGCAACTCGCAGACATGTTAGGCGCTGCACTCTATTTTGCAGGCGTTAAACAAGAAGATTTGCCAAAGGCGATTGATGTGTACGTGAACAGCTTAGATGAAGTTTTTGAAGATGAAGACGAAGAGAGTGAAATGGGCTTTGAAGAGGTCATTGAAGTGATTAATTTTATGAAAACAAAACACCCTAAACTTTTCCAAAAATAGCATTTTCACGAAAAAGGGTTTAGCCCTTTTTCGCTAAAAATGTCGCAAAATTTCCCCATTTAAAAATCGTTTCAATGGTTGTAAAACCTACACTTTTAAGCATCGCTTTGTTTTCCTCTTCGGTATAAGGAATCAACACGTTTTCCAGCGCTTCTCTTTTTTGTGCAATCTCAAAATCACTGTATCCTTGCGTACGTTTAAACGCATAATACAAATCAATCATCTCTTTATTGAGTACCTTGTCGTCAAAGACAATTTTTTCACTAAAGATAAAAAGACCATCAGGGTTGAGTGCATCATAAATTTTACGCACAAAATCGCCCCGTTGCAACGGGCGAATAAACTGAAGCATATAATTAGCAATAATCACATCTTTATTTTGCAAATGCACTTGTGTAATATCTGCTTCTTGAAGCGCTATTGTTGCCCCATAAGCGTGTATCTTTTGAGCAGCAATGCGTAACATCGCCTCAGCATTATCAATGCCTAAAAGATGGTAACTTTTGTTCATTTTATGCAGGGCTAAAAGGGTATTGGCGGTTGAGCATCCAAGATCAACCACATGTGCACCTTCCTTTACATGTAAACAAATCATTTTACATGTAAGTTCTAAAACCTCTTTGTAAAAAGGGATAGAACGCTCAAGCATGTCATCAAAAACAATGGCAACATCTTCATCAAATTCAAACTGTTTGGTAATAGGTTTGGTAAATACTTTATCCATGAGACTTCTTTTCCATAAAATCACCTAAATAAAAATAACATGTTTTTAAACGCTTTTGTGCATTTTTAATATCAGACTCAATTTGCTGTTTCAAATCGCTCAGGGCATTAAATTTTTGATTTTCTCGTAAAAATGCTACAAAAAAGAGTTCCACAGGTGTTGTGACTTCCACAATATCTTCCCCAATGATGTGTGTTTCAACAGAAAAAAGCCCATCGGTACTGTGCCGTGTTCCAATGAACGAAACCGAATCATACACGTTGAACCCAATACGTGAACGTGTCGCATATACCCCTTCATGCGGAATCAAATAATCTGAAATTTTAAGGTTTAAGGTAGGAACCAACTCTTTTTTCCCAATGCCCTGACCATTGACAATACTGCCTGTTATAGCGTACTCACGCCCTAAAAAACGATTGGCTTCTTCGATTTTTCCTTCTACCAAATACGAACGAATTAAGCTAGAATGAATGGAGACACCATGATACGTAAACTCATCAACCACTTCAACGTCGCCATCAAACAGCTTTTGCAAATCATAGGCATTGCACGCACGGTGTTTACCAAAAACAAAATCATACCCCACAACGATCTTCTTCAAATGAACAAACTCTTTTTTAAGCAGTGCAACAAATTCCGCCCCACTCAGGTGTTTCACCTTTAAAAAATGCAAAAACATACACGGACACCCTGCATATTCACTGCGTTTAATCCCAGGAGTCAAATTAGCTTCATCTTTATCAATAACACACAATGCACCATGCTCACCCAAGCGATTAATCAATTGCCGATGCCCTACATGAATACCATCAAAACTACCGATGGCTAACGTATCAACACTCTCTTTTTTTAAAATAGTAGAACGTCTCAACATTCCCCTCTTTTCCTTTTACAAGCGATTCTTTTTTCTCTCTTAGTTCCCAACCAAGGCTAATGGTTTGTGCTTCAAATTGATAGTGTGCTCTTAAAATAGCCGAGCCATCTTTAACGACACCTTTAGTGGTGCGCTTCACATCTTTTCCCACTTCAAATTGGGGTTTAAACAAGATAATAATCTCATTTTTTGCCAGTCTATTGATATGCTCTAAAAGCGTGCCAATCCCAATAAATGAAACATCGCAACTGACCATATCGTATGTTTTATTGGGGTTAAAAAGTCGTATATCAGTATTTTCATGCGAAATTATTCGGTTATCGACTCTTAATGAGGGGTGAAGTTGCTCACTTCCCACATCCACCGCCGTGACACTGTGTGCATCTTCTTCCAACCAAACCTGCACAAAACCACCCGTACTGCTTCCAATATCAAGAACATCCAACCCTTTTACATGTAAGCCTAATTCATTTATAAATCCACGCAGTTTTAACCCAGCACGACTTACATACTGCGTAATTTTTGCAACATCAACGGTGTCGTTCTCGCTCACTTCCACAGAGCTTTTACGCTCCACTTTACCATTGAGCCAAACACTGCCCTCTTTTATGAGTTCTGAGGCTTTATTGCGGCTTTGAGCCAAGCCTTTTTCAAACAGATAACTATCAAGTCTCATTCTATCATCCCATTTAGTTCACTCTCACTGAGTGTTTTGACACCAAGCTCTATGGCCTTGTCCAGTT harbors:
- the cmoA gene encoding carboxy-S-adenosyl-L-methionine synthase CmoA: MDKVFTKPITKQFEFDEDVAIVFDDMLERSIPFYKEVLELTCKMICLHVKEGAHVVDLGCSTANTLLALHKMNKSYHLLGIDNAEAMLRIAAQKIHAYGATIALQEADITQVHLQNKDVIIANYMLQFIRPLQRGDFVRKIYDALNPDGLFIFSEKIVFDDKVLNKEMIDLYYAFKRTQGYSDFEIAQKREALENVLIPYTEEENKAMLKSVGFTTIETIFKWGNFATFLAKKG
- a CDS encoding bifunctional riboflavin kinase/FAD synthetase — its product is MLRRSTILKKESVDTLAIGSFDGIHVGHRQLINRLGEHGALCVIDKDEANLTPGIKRSEYAGCPCMFLHFLKVKHLSGAEFVALLKKEFVHLKKIVVGYDFVFGKHRACNAYDLQKLFDGDVEVVDEFTYHGVSIHSSLIRSYLVEGKIEEANRFLGREYAITGSIVNGQGIGKKELVPTLNLKISDYLIPHEGVYATRSRIGFNVYDSVSFIGTRHSTDGLFSVETHIIGEDIVEVTTPVELFFVAFLRENQKFNALSDLKQQIESDIKNAQKRLKTCYFYLGDFMEKKSHG
- the tlyA gene encoding 23S rRNA (cytidine-2'-O)-methyltransferase TlyA, which translates into the protein MRLDSYLFEKGLAQSRNKASELIKEGSVWLNGKVERKSSVEVSENDTVDVAKITQYVSRAGLKLRGFINELGLHVKGLDVLDIGSSTGGFVQVWLEEDAHSVTAVDVGSEQLHPSLRVDNRIISHENTDIRLFNPNKTYDMVSCDVSFIGIGTLLEHINRLAKNEIIILFKPQFEVGKDVKRTTKGVVKDGSAILRAHYQFEAQTISLGWELREKKESLVKGKEGNVETFYYFKKREC